CGCTGGACTACGAGGAGGCCAGCGAGGCGCTCCGCCGGGACGAGATCTGTATCATGGGCGGCGTCGCGCCGGCCCAGACCACCGACGCGGTCGGCGCCGCGCTGGCGGAGTACATCGACGCCGACCTGCTCGTCTACGCGACCAGCGTCCCCGGCGTCTACAGCGCCGACCCGAACGAGGACGACGACGCGACCAAGTACGACTCCCTCTCCGCGGCGGAGCTGGTCGACGCCATCGCCGGCCTCGAGATGAACGCCGGCGCCTCGGCGCCCGTCGACCTGCTGGCGGCGAAGATCATCGAGCGCTCGGGGATGCGGACGATCGTCTTAGACGGCACCGATCCCGACCGGATCGCCCGCGCCGTTCGCTACGGTGACCACGACGGGACCGACGTCATCCCCGAGGGAGCGGGCGAGGAACCGACCTACTGGGCCGCCGACGAGCAATGAGCGACGAGAGCCCCTACACGCTGCAACGCGACCTCGAGGAAGACGAACGCCACGCGTTCTGGGCGGATATCGTCGCCGACCGCGTGGAGTCGCGCAATCCCGACGAGCCGATCGTCGTCAAGGGCGGTATCTCGCCGTCCGGCGTTCCGCACCTCGGGAACGTCAACGAGATCATGCGGGGCTACTACGTCGCCGAAGTGCTCCGCGAGCGGGGCCACGAGGTCCGGCAGGTGTTCACCGCCGACGATCGCGACCCGCTCCGCAAGCTGCCTCGCACCCTCTGTGACCTCGAGGGGAACCTCGTCGATCTCGGCGAGGTCGACGCGGGCGCGCTCGGGCGCAACCTCGGTGCCCCCTACACGGACATTCCGGACCCCTTCGGCTGCTGTGACTCCTACGGCGACCACTTCTCGACGATCATCCAGGACAGCGCCGACGCCGTCGACGTGCCGATCGACCTGGTGTCGAACACGGAGATGTACGAGAACGGCGACCTCGAGGACGTCACGCGCTTCGTCCTCGAACATCGGGACCGCGCACGCGAGGTGCTCTCGGCGTACCAGGACAAGGTCGACGAGGACTACGTCCCGTTCAACCCGATCTGCGAGGAGTGCGGGAAGATCACCGAGACGGTGACGAGCGTCGACCTCGAGGGGGAGACGCCGACCGTCGACTACGAGTGCACCGACATGGACGCCGGCGACCAGACGATCGACGGCTGCGGCCACGAGGGAACCGCCACGCTGCGGGAGGGGAAACTCCCGTGGCGCTTCGAGTGGCCCGCCCAGTGGCAGACCCTCGGCGTCGACTTCGAGCCCTTCGGCAAGGACCACGCCGAGGGCTCCTGGCCCAGCGGCCAGGACGTCGCGCGAAACGTCTTCGAGATCGAGCCCCCCGTCCCGATGGTCTACGAGTGGTTCACCCTCGAGGGCCAGCCGTTCTCCTCCTCGGAGGGGAACGTGATCCTCGTCTCGGACGTCCTCGAACTGCTCGAGCCCGAGGTCCTGCGGTACTTCTTCGCCAAGGACCCCTCGAAGGCCCGGGACTTCAGCATCGAGCGACTCGACCAGCTGGTCGACGAGTTCGACCGCCTCGAGGCGATCTACTTCGACGAGATCGAGGCCGACGAGGACGAGACGGCGTTCGCGGAGCGGGTCTATCCCCTCCTCGTGGACGAACCGAAGGAAGAGCGGATCCGCCTCCCCTACACCTTCGCCGCCGTCCTCGGGATGTTCGACGACCCCGACCTGCGCGAAGACGTCGCTCGCAAGGAGGGACACGTTCCCGACGACGCGCCCGAGTGGGCCGTCGAGGACGCCCTCGCGCGGGTCGAGAAGGCCCGCAACTGGGCCCGACGGACCGCAAACGAGTTCGACTACGAACTCAAGCGCACGGAGATTCCCGACCACGACTTCGACGCCGCGACCGAAGACGCCCTCGCGGAACTCGCCGACTTCATCGAGGCGGGCCACGAACCCGACGAGATTCAGGGCGAGATCTACGAGACCGCCAAGCGCCACGACGTCGACGTCGGCGACTTCTTCGGCGCCGGCTACCGCCTGTTCTTCGACGAGGATCAGGGGCCGAAACTCGGCCCGTTCCTCGCGAAGGTCGACCGCGAGTTCGTCGTCGCCCGGTTGCGCCGGGAACGCTGACCGCGCGGTCCGCGTCCTCCTCCTCCTCGAGTCCCGTTCTGCCGACAGGATAGACAAAAGCCCTTTGAGAACGCCTCCCGGAGATAGGACCGATGGACTACGGTTTCCCTGCTGTCGTTTCGGTACCCGAACTCGCCGGGTCGGAGACCCTGACCTGGGTCGTCGCCGGCCTGCTCGTCTACTGGTTCGGGATCATCGCGCTCCGCCGAGCGGAGCTGTTGCCGTCGTACGTCGGAACACAGGGGCCGATTCTGACCTTCCACACCAAGCGCGGGCGGCGGTTTCTCGACCGCCTCGCGCGGCCCAAACGGTTCTGGCGCGCCTGGTCGAACCTCGGCGTCGGCATCGCCATCGTCGTGATGGCGGCGATGTTCGTCGTCCTCGCGCTCGGGGCGATTTCGGCGCTGACGTCGCCGCAGCCGGCCAGCAGCATCAACCAGCCGCGAAACGTCATCCCGTTCCCCGGGGTCAACGACTTCCTCCCGGTGTCGGCGACGCCCGGGATCGTCACCGGACTGCTGGTGGGACTGGTCGTCCACGAGGGCGGCCACGGCCTGCTCTGTCGCGTCGAGGACATCGAGATCGAGTCGATGGGCGTGGCCATGCTCGCGTTCATCCCGATGGGCGCGTTCGTCGAACCCGACCAGGAAGGCAGCAAAGAGGCCTCTCGAGGCGGCCAGACGCGGATGTTCGCCGCGGGCGTCACCAACAACTTCGCGGTGACGATCCTCGTCTTCGCTCTGCTGTTCGGCCCGATCGCGGGATCGATCGCCGTCGCTCCGGGCGCCGCCGTCGGCGGCGTCGCTCCCGGTTCCCCGGCCGATGAGGCCGACGTGCAGCCCCACGACCGCATCACCGCCGTCGGGGGCGAGCCCGTCGAGACCAACGACGAGCTCGCCGATCGCCTGGACGCCGCCGAGGGCGAGCAGGTCGAACTCGAACTCAACGGCGAGCGGACGGTGACGGTCGATCGGGCGCTGCTGGTGACCGCCGCGATCGAGAACGGGCCGGGTGGCCTGGCGGTCGGCGATCGGATCCTCCGGGTCGGCGACCAGTCGGTCGCGACCGAACGCGACTTCCTCGACGCCGTCGGCGACGACGAGCGCGTCTCCGTGACGATCGAACGCGACGGGGAGGAACTCGAGCGCGAACTGCCGATCGGGGCCGCCGTCGACGTCACCGACGACGGCCCCCTCCAGGAGGCGACCGGCTCGCTCGACGAGTCGCTGATCGTCACCCGATTCGACGGCGAGCGGACCTACACCTACGACGATCTCACGTCGCTGGTCAACGAACGCGAGGCCGGTAGCGAGGTCACCGTTGCGGGGTATCTCGACGGGGAACGCGTCGAGTACGAGGTCACGCTCGGCGAGCACCCGCGCGACGACGGGAGCTACCTCGGCGTCGTCGGCCACACCGGGGCGTCCGGCTTCGAACTCAGCGATATCGGCGTCCAGCTCTACCCCGCCGAGGACTACCTGGCGATTCTCGGCGGCGGGGACGGCACCGGCAACGCCCTGATGAACTCGTTTATCGGGAAAATCGTCCTCGCGGTGATGCTCCCGGTCAGCGCCGTGGCCGGCCTCCTCCCGTTCAACTTCGCCGGCTTCACCGGCGGCGTCCAGAACTTCTACGAGGTCCAGGGGGCGCTGGCGGCGCTCGGCGACGGGACGGTCTTCTTCCTCGCGAACATCCTGTTCTGGACCGGCTGGATCAACGTCCAGCTCGGCTTCTTCAACTGCATTCCGGCGTTCCCGCTGGACGGCGGCCACATCCTCCGGACGAGCACCGAGGCGATCGTCTCGCGGCTCCCCTTCGAGACCACCCGCGGGCACGTCCGCACCGTCACGACGGCCGTCGGGTTGACGATGCTCGGGAGCTTCGTGCTCATGCTGGCCGTTCCGTTGCTCCAGTAGTCCGGATCGGGCGCTCGCGCCGCCGCTCTCCGGACTGTTTCTGAACCACGATCGACGGCGTGCTACGGCTCGGTATCGCGCTCGTCGCCGACGGTCACTCCGTCTCGGCGTCCGAGGCGTCGCCGGCGTCGGTCGGCGTCTCCTCGTCCGGATCCGTCGCGATGCCGTGGCACTCGTAGAACTCCTCGGGCGTCGCCTCGATGCGCTCGAACGCGGTGTCGAAGTAGCGTTCGTGGTGGCGGACGAGCTGTTCGACGATCCACGCGCTGAACGCCTCGTCGAACCGCCACTCGCCGTCCCGGTCGGGGATCTCGAACCGCTCGTCGGTCGAGAAGGCGGCGTAGACGTGGAAGAAGCCGAGGATGACGTCGGCGAAGTCCCGCGCCTTCTCGGTACAGCTCTCCCGCCGGTCCGCGAGTTCCGCGTGGCCCGCCTCGGTGAGCTCGAAGTACTTCCGGTCGGGCTCGTCCTCCCGCTCGATGCGTTCGGCCCACCCCTTCTCCTCGAACTTGTAGAGGATGGGGTAGACCGAGCCGTAGGAGGGCTCCCAGTGACCGCCGCTGATCTCGCGGATCTCCTTCAAGATCTCGTAGCCGTAGCGGGGCTTTTCCTCGAGTAGCTCGAGAACGAGATAGGCGATGAGTCCTTTCGGCGGCCCACTTTTCCGCATGTGCGCCGTGAATTACACGGGCAGACGGAAAGGCGTTCTGTCGCCGAGGAAGCGGTGCAGTCGATCGAAATTCGTCGCCGAACCGCCGATCCTTGCGTCGGAAACCGAACGCGTTCGGCGTCCAGGCCCGGATTCGCGCCGGTCGGCAATCCCGTCCGTCGAACCGAAACCCCGTCCTTCTTAGCCTCGCCGTCCCAATCGTCGCCCATGGAACGACGGCAGCCGCCACAGACCGAAGAGGGCTGGTACGTCCTGCACGATTTCCGGTCGATCGACTGGGACGCCTGGCGAGACGCCCCCGAACGCCGGCGCTCGCGGGCGATCGAAGAGGGAATCGAGTACCTCTCCGCCGCCGAGTCGGTCGCGGACGCCGAGGAAGGCGAGTCGGCGACGTTCGCGGTGCTCGGCCACAAGGCCGACCTCCTCGTGCTCCACCTCCGTCCGACGTTGGCTGATCTCGACGCGTTAGAGCGTCAGTTCGAAGGGACGGCGCTGGCCGAGTTCACCGAGCGCGCCGACTCCTATCTCTCCGTGACGGAGGTCTCGGGCTACATGTCCCAGGACTACTTCGACGAGGACGCGGAGGTCGAGGACACCGGCATGGCGCGCTACATCGAGACCCGGCTCAAACCCGAGATTCCCGACAGCGAGTTCCTGAGCTTCTACCCGATGGACAAGCGCCGCGGGTCGGAGGACAACTGGTACGATCTGCCCTTCGACGAGCGCGCCGAGCACCTCTCCTCGCACGGCGACATCGGGAAAGACTACGCCGGCCGGGTCACCCAGATCATCTCCGGCAGCATCGGCCTCGACGACTTCGAGTGGGGCGTCACCCTGTTCGGCGACGACCCGACCGACGTGAAGGACCTGCTCTACGAGATGCGCTTCGACCCCTCGAGCTCCCGCTTCGCCGAGTTCGGTCGGTTCCTCTCGGCCCGCCGGTTCCCGCCGGAAGACCTCGGCGCCTTCCTCGACGGCGAGCGGATCCCGCGGGAGGGCGAGGACGCCCACGGCGGCCATCCCCACGCGAGCGGTGAGAGCGGCGGTCATCACCACGGCGACTCCGGTGGCCACCACGGCGACTCGAGTTCGAGCGACCACGGTGGCTCCGGCGGCCCGCACGGCGACGACGACGAGGACCTCCGCAGCGAACTCGAGGACATGGGCGTCTACGCGGGCCAGCCTCACGGCGAGGACGTCCACGCGGTCGTGCTCTACTCCGCGGCCGATTCCGAGGAGCTGTTCGAGGAGGTCGACGGCCTCCGCGGCAACTTCGATCACTACGACACGCACGTGAAGACGGCGGTGTACGAACCAAAAGGCGACAGTGAGGCCGAAACGGCAGTCGTCAGCCTCTGGGAAACCGAGCGCGCTGCGAGCACGGCTGCCGGCTTCCTCTCGGATCTCCCCGAGGTTGTTCGTCAGGCGGGCGACGACGATGGCGACGACTCGTGGGGAACGATGGGGATGTTCTACACCGTCAAACCCGAGCACACCGAGGACTTCGTCGACACCTTCAGCGACGTCGCCGGACTGCTCGCGGAGATGGACGGCCACCGCAAGACCGACCTCCTCGCGAACCGCGAGGACGAGAACGACATGTTCATCGCCAGCCGCTGGGATTCCCGCGAAGACGCCATGGCGTTCTTCCGCAGCGACGAGTTCTCGGAGACCGTCGAGTGGGGCCGCGACGTCCTCGCCGACCGGCCGCGACACGTCTTCCTCGCCTGATCGGACCGACCGCCGGCCGATAAGCGATTCCGCCGTCTCGGCCTCCGTTCGGTCGCGGTCTCGGTTCCGTTTCTCGCTCGAGCGCCTCGATCTCGAGGCGAGTCCTCGATACCCCGACGCTCGTCAGCGAGCGCTCCGTCTTCGGGACGACCCGTCGGCCGACGACTACCCGTCGTAGAAGAAGTAGCCGGCCAGTCCCGCGATGCCCAGCGCGAGCGTTAGGTACGGCCAGTAGCCGGCGTCGCGATCGGTCAGCGCGGCGTGGCCGGCGACGAAGATCGCGAATCCGACGTGGGCGACCAGCGTCGCGGTCAGGAAGGAGACGAAATCCATTATCCGGAGATTTGACGGGCCGATAATAGCCGTTTCGGAGCGTCGTCTCCCACTGCCGGCGAAAGCTACTCGAGGGTCCTCCGAATACCCCCTGAGTAGTGAACCGACGCGCGTTGCTCGCCGCGGTGCCGTCGATCGCGTTCGCGGGGTGTGCGACCCGCCTCGGGATCGCCGATCGCGTCGAGATCACGCGGAAGTTCGTTCGGCTCCACCCGTGGGACGACGACGAGCCGATCGACGCGGTCGTGCGACGCTACGATCCCGACGAGGGGGTCGCCTACGACGACGACCCCCACGAGGCGCTCGCCGACGAGATCGATCCCGACGAGCCGCTGGTCGTCTCCGATTCGGTAGCCGATCGACTCGCCGCCGAGTACGAGATCGTCGAGTACCGGATCTACGCCTGCGCCCTGGACGGCGACGACTGCCGGGAGACGACGCTCGTGCGCGAGGACTTCAACGCGGTCGAGGCCGGCGACGTCGTCGATATCGTCAGCCGCAGCTCCGGCGCCGGGCTGGTCAACATTCACGAACGACGCGAGGAGCGCGACTAGCCGTCGCTCTCGGTCTCGTCGCGAGACGGCGACTCTCCCTCGAGCGGTGTTCTACTGCCGCTGTGAATCCGT
This portion of the Haloterrigena gelatinilytica genome encodes:
- the pyrH gene encoding UMP kinase; this encodes MKVVVSIGGSVLVPEPGADRVAEHAAVVEDLIADGCRVGAVVGGGGVARDYISAARDLGANEIELDQLGIDVTRLNARLLIAALSEESVTAPALDYEEASEALRRDEICIMGGVAPAQTTDAVGAALAEYIDADLLVYATSVPGVYSADPNEDDDATKYDSLSAAELVDAIAGLEMNAGASAPVDLLAAKIIERSGMRTIVLDGTDPDRIARAVRYGDHDGTDVIPEGAGEEPTYWAADEQ
- a CDS encoding site-2 protease family protein codes for the protein MDYGFPAVVSVPELAGSETLTWVVAGLLVYWFGIIALRRAELLPSYVGTQGPILTFHTKRGRRFLDRLARPKRFWRAWSNLGVGIAIVVMAAMFVVLALGAISALTSPQPASSINQPRNVIPFPGVNDFLPVSATPGIVTGLLVGLVVHEGGHGLLCRVEDIEIESMGVAMLAFIPMGAFVEPDQEGSKEASRGGQTRMFAAGVTNNFAVTILVFALLFGPIAGSIAVAPGAAVGGVAPGSPADEADVQPHDRITAVGGEPVETNDELADRLDAAEGEQVELELNGERTVTVDRALLVTAAIENGPGGLAVGDRILRVGDQSVATERDFLDAVGDDERVSVTIERDGEELERELPIGAAVDVTDDGPLQEATGSLDESLIVTRFDGERTYTYDDLTSLVNEREAGSEVTVAGYLDGERVEYEVTLGEHPRDDGSYLGVVGHTGASGFELSDIGVQLYPAEDYLAILGGGDGTGNALMNSFIGKIVLAVMLPVSAVAGLLPFNFAGFTGGVQNFYEVQGALAALGDGTVFFLANILFWTGWINVQLGFFNCIPAFPLDGGHILRTSTEAIVSRLPFETTRGHVRTVTTAVGLTMLGSFVLMLAVPLLQ
- a CDS encoding heme-binding protein is translated as MERRQPPQTEEGWYVLHDFRSIDWDAWRDAPERRRSRAIEEGIEYLSAAESVADAEEGESATFAVLGHKADLLVLHLRPTLADLDALERQFEGTALAEFTERADSYLSVTEVSGYMSQDYFDEDAEVEDTGMARYIETRLKPEIPDSEFLSFYPMDKRRGSEDNWYDLPFDERAEHLSSHGDIGKDYAGRVTQIISGSIGLDDFEWGVTLFGDDPTDVKDLLYEMRFDPSSSRFAEFGRFLSARRFPPEDLGAFLDGERIPREGEDAHGGHPHASGESGGHHHGDSGGHHGDSSSSDHGGSGGPHGDDDEDLRSELEDMGVYAGQPHGEDVHAVVLYSAADSEELFEEVDGLRGNFDHYDTHVKTAVYEPKGDSEAETAVVSLWETERAASTAAGFLSDLPEVVRQAGDDDGDDSWGTMGMFYTVKPEHTEDFVDTFSDVAGLLAEMDGHRKTDLLANREDENDMFIASRWDSREDAMAFFRSDEFSETVEWGRDVLADRPRHVFLA
- the lysS gene encoding lysine--tRNA ligase → MSDESPYTLQRDLEEDERHAFWADIVADRVESRNPDEPIVVKGGISPSGVPHLGNVNEIMRGYYVAEVLRERGHEVRQVFTADDRDPLRKLPRTLCDLEGNLVDLGEVDAGALGRNLGAPYTDIPDPFGCCDSYGDHFSTIIQDSADAVDVPIDLVSNTEMYENGDLEDVTRFVLEHRDRAREVLSAYQDKVDEDYVPFNPICEECGKITETVTSVDLEGETPTVDYECTDMDAGDQTIDGCGHEGTATLREGKLPWRFEWPAQWQTLGVDFEPFGKDHAEGSWPSGQDVARNVFEIEPPVPMVYEWFTLEGQPFSSSEGNVILVSDVLELLEPEVLRYFFAKDPSKARDFSIERLDQLVDEFDRLEAIYFDEIEADEDETAFAERVYPLLVDEPKEERIRLPYTFAAVLGMFDDPDLREDVARKEGHVPDDAPEWAVEDALARVEKARNWARRTANEFDYELKRTEIPDHDFDAATEDALAELADFIEAGHEPDEIQGEIYETAKRHDVDVGDFFGAGYRLFFDEDQGPKLGPFLAKVDREFVVARLRRER
- a CDS encoding PadR family transcriptional regulator gives rise to the protein MRKSGPPKGLIAYLVLELLEEKPRYGYEILKEIREISGGHWEPSYGSVYPILYKFEEKGWAERIEREDEPDRKYFELTEAGHAELADRRESCTEKARDFADVILGFFHVYAAFSTDERFEIPDRDGEWRFDEAFSAWIVEQLVRHHERYFDTAFERIEATPEEFYECHGIATDPDEETPTDAGDASDAETE